GGTTTTTGTTTCGCGCATCTGATGGCCACCGACCGACCGCATGACGTTGCAACTGCCTATCGGCTGGACCGGTTCAGAACCGGCCGGATGATTGACGAAAAAGGTGTGGGCGCACAGCCCAACCTGCACTGAGGAGGCCCGCACATGATCATCAATCATCCACTGCTTGGCCCGCGAGACGCGTCCGAATTCACCTATCTGGGCGACGCGAGCCTGATCAATCGGCCCGACTGGCAATCCGACACGGCCGCCGCTGAGTTTCACGACTATCTCTACCTGCGCGACAACCCGGCAGGAACCCACCGCGAGTTGTGGTTTCACGAGCAGGGCGACCGCTCGTGGCTTGTTGTGACACGCGACACGCTGACCCATGAAATTCTGGCAACAGAACTGGCGCGGGATGTAGCCCGCAAGACGGGGCGGGGAAAATGACCCAGAACAATCGTTTGCAGGGCGGTCTGATCGACCGGTCCAAAAAGCTGCGCTTTACCTTCGATGGCAAATCCTACGAAGGCTATCAGGGTGATACGCTGGCCTCGGCTCTGCTGGCCAATGACGTGCGGTTGGTTGGCCGCTCGTTCAAGTACCACCGTCCACGCGGTGTGCTGGCCTCGGGCTCGGAAGAGCCCAACGCGCTGGTCGAGCTGCGCACGGGCAACCGTCAGGAGCCCAACACACGCGCGACCACGGTCGAGTTGTTCGACGGGCTCGAGGCGACATCGCAGAACCGCTGGCCCTCGCTCACCTTCGATGCGCTGTCGATCAATGATCGCCTCTCACCGTTTTTGACGGCGGGTTTCTATTACAAGACCTTCATGTGGCCCAAGGCGTTCTGGGAAAAGCTCTATGAACCGATGATCCGCAAGGCGGCCGGTCTGGGCAACCTGACGCAGGAGGCCGACCCGGATATCTACGACAAGGGCTATTTGCATTGCGATGTCCTGGTTATCGGTGCCGGTCCTTCCGGCCTGATCGCGGCGTTGACGGCGGCGCGGTCTGGCGCGCGGGTCATTCTGGCCGACGAAGACAGCCGGATGGGTGGGCGTCTATTGTCTGATTGTGACCGGTTCGAGGGCATATCGAATGCCGATTGGGTCGCGCAGACACTGGGAGAGCTGGCGTCGATGGACAATGTGCGCCTTCTGACGCGCACCACCGTGTTCGGCGCCTATGATCACGGCATTCACGGCGCGCTTGAGCGGGTCTCGGATCACCTTGCGGTGCCCGAGGCGGGGAAACCACGCCAGATTCTGTGGCGCATTTACGCGAAACACTCGGTGCTTTGTGCCGGCTCTACCGAACGTCCGATTGCTTTCGAAAACAACGACCGACCGGGCATAATGCTGGCGGGCGCGATGCGGGCCTATGCAAACCGCTGGGCTGTGACGCCGGGCCAGCGCGTGGCGATCTTCACCAACAACGACGAAGGACACCGCGCTGCTCAGGATCTGATCAAAGCCGGGATCAAGGTTGTTGCCGTGATCGACCCGCGCCGCGATGCTCCGCGCATCGCCGAGTGTGAGTTGCTGGCCGGGGCGCATGTGACCAACGCGCAGGGTCGTCTGGGGCTGAAATCGATCACCGTGCAGATGGCCGATGGTCAGACCCGCCCCATCGAAGTCAGCGGTCTGGGCGTTTCGGGTGGGTGGAATCCGAATGTGCAACTGACATGCCACCAACGCGGCCGCCCGCAATGGTTCGAACCGCTTGCAACCTTCATCCCGCCGGCCGAACTGCCGAAGGGTATGGTGGTCGCCGGTGCCGCCGCTGGCAACCTGACCAGCCACGGGGCGGTCGCCTCGGGCACCAATGCGGCACTTGCGGCGCTTGACGGGCTGGGGATCAGGGCCTGCCCGGTCGACCTGCCGAAAGCTGAGGATGATGTGATCCGTATCACCCCGCTGTGGCACGTGCCCGGCAAAGGCCGCGCCTGGCTGGACTTCCAGAATGACGTGACCGTCAAGGACGTCAAACTGGCCGAACAGGAAGGCTTCCGCAGTGTCGAGCATCTGAAACGCTATACCACCCTTGGCATGGCGACCGATCAGGGCAAAACCGCGAATGTCGGCGCGCTGGCCGTGATGGCCGAGATCACCGGCAAGAGCATTCCCGAAACCGGCACAACCATCTTCCGGCCACCTTACACGCCGGTGGCGATGGGGGCCTGGGCCGGGCGCTCGGTCGGGACAGAATTCAAACCGACGCGACTGACGCCCAGCCACCAATGGGCCGAAGAACAGGGCGCGGTATTCGTCGAGGTGGGCCCCTGGCTGCGTGCGCAGTGGTTCCCCAAGGCTGGTGAGACCCATTGGCGCGAATCCGTGGATCGCGAAGTTCTGGCCGTACGCAGCGGTGTCGGTGTCTGCGACGTGACCACGCTGGGCAAAATCGACGTGCAGGGCGCGGATGCGGCAGAGTTCCTCAACAAGATCTATTGCAACGGCTTTGCCAAACTGCCGGTGGGCAAGACCCGTTATGGTCTGATGCTGCGCGAAGACGGTATTGCCATGGATGACGGCACCGCCGCCCGCCTGGCCGAGGATCACTTTGTGGTCACCACGACAACCGCAAACGCGGTTGGTGTCTATCGCCACATGGAGTTCGTGCGCCAATGCCTGTTCCCGGACATGGATGTGCAGATGATCTCGACCACCGACGCCTGGGCACAATATGCCATAGCGGGCCCGAAATCCCGTGAGTTGCTGCAAAAGGTCGTTGATGACGGCTATGACATCAGCAACGAAGGTTTCCCCTTCATGGCGTGTGGCGAGGTGACCATTGCCGGGGGGATCCCGGCGCGGCTGTTCCGTATCTCGTTCTCGGGTGAACTGGCCTATGAGCTGGCCGTGCCGACCCGGTACGGTGACGCGCTGATCCGACATTTGATGGCGCTTGGGGAACCCTTTGGCGTAACGCCGTATGGCACCGAAGCGCTTGGTGTTCTGCGGATCGAAAAGGGGCACGCCACCGGAAACGAACTGAACGGAACCACCAGCGCCCACAACCTGGGTATGGGGCGCATGGTCTCGGCCAAGAAAGACAGTATCGGTGCGACGCTCAGCGCACGCGAAGCTCTGACGGATCCGGATGGCCTGGCTTTGGTCGGCATTCAGCCGGTCAACACTGCCGATACCGTGCTGGCCGGTGGCCATGTGTTCGACGAAGATGCGCCGCACGTGCCGGAAAACGATCTGGGCTATGTCACATCGGCTGCCTATTCGCCGCACCTGTCCAGCAGCATCGGCCTGGCCTTTGTAAAACGCGGGGCGCAGCGATTGGGCGACACCGTACAGATTGTCAGCCCGGTGGATGACACCAACATCAAAGCGACGCTTGTCAGCGCGCATTTCCTTGACCCCGAAGGAGAACGGCTCCGTGCGTGATTTTGTTGCCAAGACCGCCATTGGCGGCAGTGAACCCAAACGGGACGTGGTCGGAACTCTGACCTTTCAGGAACGGGAGGATGTGGCGCTGGCATCCGTCTCGGCCCGGTTGGGGCAGGAGGAAACCGTCAAAGCCAAACTTCAAACCGTTTGCGGAATCCCGGCGCCTGAGGCGGGGCGGTGGGAAAAGGGCGAATCCAGCAGCCTGCACTGGCTGGGCCCGGATCAGTACCTGTGCGAGGAAGCTTTTGCAGGCCCGTTGGAGTTGGCCAGGCGTATGGAGGCTGAGCTGGCCGGCATGGCGTCGGTGACCGATCAGTCTGACGCGTTCACACGCATCGACATGACCGGGCAGGGTGCCACAGGCTTGCTGCAACGCCTGACCGTTCTGGATGTCGAGCAGATGCAGGCCGGAGCTTTCAACCGCACTGCAATCCACCATGTGGGGTGCCTGCTGCGCTGCAATGAGGCGGGAACGGATTTTTCGGTCTACGCGCCACGCAGCTATGCGATTTCAGTTCACCACATGCTGATCGAGGTGGCCAAGGCCCTGTGAAGGACGGTGCCCAAAGGACAAAGCCGCGTGTCTGGCACCGCGGCTTCGTTCCTTGCGTTCCTGTGTCGGCGGCAGACCGAATTCGCGCCGATAGTTGCTTGAAAACGAACTGGCGCTGTCATACCCGACCGAAAGCGCGATTTCCTGCAAAGACTGGTCGGTGTAAAGCAGCTTCTGCCGCGCCGCATCCAGTCGCAGCCTGCGATAGTACCCTCCGGGACTGATCCCGGTTTCCTTCTTGAAATGCCGTTCCAATTGCCGGATGGACATGCCAACGCGTTTCGAAACCTGCTCGATCGAGATCTTGTTTTCGATGTTGTTTGCAAACAACTCGATGGCCCGTCGAACCGGGCGCGGCAGGGCATTGCGGGTCTGATTTTTGCTGTAGCCCGGCAAAACCTGCAACGTATCCGCATCGCGCAAAGTCGCGTATTGGAACCAGCAGGCGGTTTCGACGGCAACTGCATCAGACACCTCGTCCGAAATCACGCCCAGCATGAATTCAAACACCGCTGAAGTCCCAGCAAAGGACATTCGGTTGCGATCTATCGTATAGAGCGTGTCACACAGGTTCACCCTGTCGAATTGTTCCTTCAAAGCAGCGGTATAGCAGAAATGTGCGCTACAACTGTAACCATCGAAGAACTTTTCTTCCGCCAGCGCAAAAAGTGAGCCGCTGACCGAACCGATCCGCGCGCCACGGGACAAAAGCCGCCGCAGCGCTCCGCCCGAAGCCTTGCGATCCTTCAACCGGGCCGAGGCCCCGGCAAAGACCAGCACGACGTCGGTTTCCTCCACCTCGGACAACGCCTTGTCAGGGTTGATGCTGAGGCGTGAGCTGGACATGACCTGTTGTCCATCTTCCGATACGACAGTCCAGCCAAGACCATCGCTGCGGCTGATCTCATTGGCCACGCGCAGCGGGTCGATGGCCATGGACAGGGCCGCAAGCGGGAAATCTTCGA
This DNA window, taken from Ruegeria sp. YS9, encodes the following:
- a CDS encoding GlxA family transcriptional regulator, translating into MTHFTFLCLEDFPLAALSMAIDPLRVANEISRSDGLGWTVVSEDGQQVMSSSRLSINPDKALSEVEETDVVLVFAGASARLKDRKASGGALRRLLSRGARIGSVSGSLFALAEEKFFDGYSCSAHFCYTAALKEQFDRVNLCDTLYTIDRNRMSFAGTSAVFEFMLGVISDEVSDAVAVETACWFQYATLRDADTLQVLPGYSKNQTRNALPRPVRRAIELFANNIENKISIEQVSKRVGMSIRQLERHFKKETGISPGGYYRRLRLDAARQKLLYTDQSLQEIALSVGYDSASSFSSNYRREFGLPPTQERKERSRGARHAALSFGHRPSQGLGHLDQHVVN
- a CDS encoding sarcosine oxidase subunit delta, with the protein product MIINHPLLGPRDASEFTYLGDASLINRPDWQSDTAAAEFHDYLYLRDNPAGTHRELWFHEQGDRSWLVVTRDTLTHEILATELARDVARKTGRGK
- a CDS encoding sarcosine oxidase subunit alpha family protein; translated protein: MTQNNRLQGGLIDRSKKLRFTFDGKSYEGYQGDTLASALLANDVRLVGRSFKYHRPRGVLASGSEEPNALVELRTGNRQEPNTRATTVELFDGLEATSQNRWPSLTFDALSINDRLSPFLTAGFYYKTFMWPKAFWEKLYEPMIRKAAGLGNLTQEADPDIYDKGYLHCDVLVIGAGPSGLIAALTAARSGARVILADEDSRMGGRLLSDCDRFEGISNADWVAQTLGELASMDNVRLLTRTTVFGAYDHGIHGALERVSDHLAVPEAGKPRQILWRIYAKHSVLCAGSTERPIAFENNDRPGIMLAGAMRAYANRWAVTPGQRVAIFTNNDEGHRAAQDLIKAGIKVVAVIDPRRDAPRIAECELLAGAHVTNAQGRLGLKSITVQMADGQTRPIEVSGLGVSGGWNPNVQLTCHQRGRPQWFEPLATFIPPAELPKGMVVAGAAAGNLTSHGAVASGTNAALAALDGLGIRACPVDLPKAEDDVIRITPLWHVPGKGRAWLDFQNDVTVKDVKLAEQEGFRSVEHLKRYTTLGMATDQGKTANVGALAVMAEITGKSIPETGTTIFRPPYTPVAMGAWAGRSVGTEFKPTRLTPSHQWAEEQGAVFVEVGPWLRAQWFPKAGETHWRESVDREVLAVRSGVGVCDVTTLGKIDVQGADAAEFLNKIYCNGFAKLPVGKTRYGLMLREDGIAMDDGTAARLAEDHFVVTTTTANAVGVYRHMEFVRQCLFPDMDVQMISTTDAWAQYAIAGPKSRELLQKVVDDGYDISNEGFPFMACGEVTIAGGIPARLFRISFSGELAYELAVPTRYGDALIRHLMALGEPFGVTPYGTEALGVLRIEKGHATGNELNGTTSAHNLGMGRMVSAKKDSIGATLSAREALTDPDGLALVGIQPVNTADTVLAGGHVFDEDAPHVPENDLGYVTSAAYSPHLSSSIGLAFVKRGAQRLGDTVQIVSPVDDTNIKATLVSAHFLDPEGERLRA
- a CDS encoding sarcosine oxidase subunit gamma; the protein is MRDFVAKTAIGGSEPKRDVVGTLTFQEREDVALASVSARLGQEETVKAKLQTVCGIPAPEAGRWEKGESSSLHWLGPDQYLCEEAFAGPLELARRMEAELAGMASVTDQSDAFTRIDMTGQGATGLLQRLTVLDVEQMQAGAFNRTAIHHVGCLLRCNEAGTDFSVYAPRSYAISVHHMLIEVAKAL